GTACTGTGATATCTGGATGTCGAGTCCAATCATCATCTTCTGTCTGTTTGGAATACACTCTGTAAGCTTCTACTGGTCCATAACCAACATCAATTGATTTATCCCACTTCCGCCATTGTACAGTTGCTTGAGTAGCTTCAACCTCAACAGTTGGTAAATAATCTTGTGAAAATGTTGGCAGAACTAAGgtaaataaaaatgacatattaccAAGGTGATGTTTAGATAAAAATACTAACAAAAGTCATAGCACGCCATCATATTATTATGACGGAACTGCCATAACATGCgtcatgagtgcaagtgtggggAGGgtatgtaggaggccatttagagccatacaattacaaatcatacatatttacaGGGATCAGCGAgcattgactgattgattgaatgattggttggttgattgattgattgattgattgattgattgattgattgattgattgattgattgattgattgagttggtgaaataaaacttattttgtgtgtgatattgatcaattgactcagacatttatttttatggtgatatacaactttttttcttctttccctgctattttttctttctttattgactaaataaagacaccttgtccattcttctcctcttatctaaattaaaacacccctaatctcatAATTAGCTGGGTTCAGTTACCACTTACAGACTAATTTTCGTGGTAACTGAGCCCAGGTAATTATGAGATTatgggtgttttaatttagataataGGAGAGGAATGGACAcggtgtctttatttagtcgATAATGAGAATTATGTCCTATCacaacaaaataagttttactTCACCACAAAATTAaccattcaatcgatcaatattaaatcaatcaataaattgatcgatcgatcaatcaatcgattacATGATCACTGACCCCTGTGATACATTATTGAAAGTCACAGAGTACTGAAAAATTGTCCTGAATTCCCGAATGTGACTAATTACATtaaatggctatgttgattATTGTATAACCTATAGAGAGGCATtaaggcagacacacacattcgcttGCCTATCAACATCAAATCAGGTTCTAATCGCACATTCTTTAGCTTTTACCCAACTGCAGTCCACACTCTTAAAACGAATTAAATTAAGTTACGTTCTCTGAGAGCGCACCAATCTGTTGTTATTAGTTCTCTAGACTCTATGTTATTACAGCTATTAATATTGCgttttgtaagtttttcatTGCCcgaaaatatatacacattgtatatatatatatatatatatatatatatatatatatatatatatatatatatatatatatatatatatatatatatacatacatacatacatacatacatacatacatacatacatacatacatacatgatgagttgtctgatgatcacacaatgtgtgaaactccgagttacaaccaagaaagagttccagtactaccaaaagtATTACGCTCTgtcactgcggtatagagcactgtcttagcagattgatactcaccgagttatatatatatatatatatatatatatatatatatatatatatatatatatatatatatatatatatatatatatatatatatatatatatatatatataactcggtgagtatcaatctgctaagactgTGCTCtttaccgcagtggcagagcaatatagttttggtagttctggaactctttcttggttgtaactcggagtttcacgcatagtgcgatcaccAGACAACTttgttgtaaatacataatgtaataatatactCAATCATTTGTGTAATTAATGACTGTATATATGAGATGCGCTTTGATGCTGCACTCAAATTTTGCTCTACAGTTTTTGCCGATTTTTCTGCTAAAACTTACTTTTGGAACAGATTTTGATCAACCACACTGCCTATGAATATACTGTCTTTGGAAAAGCGGTTTCTAGAAGAAGTTTTATTCATTGCTTTGGAAGATTTGAACGCATTTTTGGATTCTCTGACCATTTCTTGGAATCTCCTGGTACATCACCCCCATTTAGGATGCAAGGTATGCCTTTACTGTCTTACAACAGATTCATGTTGACCAGCATTAGAAACAATGTAATCAACAATTCACTATTGTCTAGAGTGGATGCCAACACCTGGAAGAAACTCAACTCTCTTAATATATGCAAGACCTTAAATACCAAGAGAGGATGTGCTGCTGGACAATATCACAAACGTGCCATCCCAGTCAGAATAACAACCCGACATCTGCCacaagtacatacatcaaccaatCAAGGAGCACGATATAGAAATCTTGTGAAGATTACCTCTTCATTTAGTGTCAAGCCAactacacacaaaataaattgtttgaaaaGCTGTCTTCTCAACTGCAGGTCAATCATGAATAAAACACTACAGATTACTGACTTTGTAACTGAAAACAAGTTTGATCTGGTACTACTGACTGAAACTTGGCTAACTGGAAATGAAACTGACCATTTCGCCATGGGTGAGGTCACTCCAAATGGCTATAAGCTACTCCACACTCCAAGATTGAAACGTACAGGTGGTGGTGTTGCAATGCTGTACAGAGACAATCTCAAGGTCACCAAAGTTCAACAACAACAGAGTTTCAAGTCTTTTGAATATATGGAATCTCTACTGAAATCTCCCTCTGATCAATGCCGGCTAATTGTTGTATATCGTCCCCCACCATCAACTAAGAATAAATCAACAACCTCCTCATTTCTTGAAGAATTCACTGATTTTCTGTCAACCAAATGTGTATCACCTGGTAAACTTTTGATAACAGGCGATTTCAACCTACACCTAGATGATGAAAACAACAGGGATACATGCCAGTTCAAAAACATGCTGGATTCTGTGAATCTTACTCAACATGTACAACAAGCAACTCACCAACGAGGACACATGCTGGACTTAGTCATCACAAGAACATCAGAGAACACTGTTGAAGACATTAAAATATCAGATCCAGTAATATCAGATCATTTTGCCGTATCATTTAAAATACCTGTCACCAAACCAAAGCCTACGAGAAAGATATTATCATCGAGAAAAATAACAGACATCAGTATTGAAGATgtttgtacagatatacaaaattCACCATTGATCACTCGACCTTCTTCCGTCCTTACGTCACTTATTGACCAGTATGATGAATCGCTACGTAATATCCTTGATACCCATGCACCTATACGTCAACGAACTGTCATTATGAGACCAAACATAAAATGGTATAATGATGAAATAAGAGATGCAAAACGTAAGAGGGGACTGGCAGAGCGGAACTGGAGGAGGACAAAACTAACGATTCATCGccagatatataaatcacagtGTCTTACAGTCAACCAGTTAATTCACAGCGCTAAAATCAACTACTATTGCCATATCATTCAGGAAAATGGAAACAACCAGAAAGCCCTGTTTAATGTAGTTAATAAGCTGCTCCATAAATCAAAGGAAATGCAACTACCTTCACATACATCAACTGAAGAAATTGCTGAACGTTTCTCAAATTTCTTTGTGGATAAAATTAAGACAATACGAGTAAATCTACAAAATCAAGCATGTGGTAATTGCACAACCAACCAAAGTACAAACGATGCATCTACAAAGCTAGCCATCTTTGAACCCACTAATGAAGATGAACTGAGAAAAATAATCACAAGATCACCAAATAAAAGTTGCAATCTCAATCCAATACCAACGTCAATTCTCAAACAAGTTCTTGATGATCTACTACCATCCCTTGTCAACATTGTCAACTTATCACTCTCTACTGGATGTGTACCTGACAAGTTAAAAACTGCCATAGTCAAGCCACTACTAAAGAAACAAAATCTTGATCCAGAAATAATGAAGAACTACAGACCAGTATCCAACCTCTCATTCCTGTCGAAAACAATTGAGAAAGTCGTTGCGACGAGGATCAATGATCATCTACACTCTAACAAGTTAGATGAACCCATGCAATCTGCTTACAAGACACACCACAGTACAGAAACAGCACTTCTCCGGGTACAAAATGACATTCTTTCAGCACTTGACAATGGTAAAATCGTGATGATGGTACTGCTTGATCTCTCTGCAGCTTTCGATACTGTAGACCATTCTATCCTTATCTCTCGGCTACAAAATCATATGGGTATTACAGGAACTGCACTATCATGGATCGAGTCATACCTCAGAAATCGTCAACAGACAGTACAAGTAAATGATACATCATCAAAATGTCACACTCTCCAGTATGGTGTTCCCCAGGGATCAGTACTTGGCCCGATTCTGTTTACAATTTACACATCTCCACTTGGTGACTTACTAAGAGAGAACAACATAGATTTTCATTTCTATGCAGATGACTCCACACTCTATCTGTGTTTCAAGTTAAAAGACATGGACAATAACATATTGCGTATGGAACACTGTGTACTATGTATCCAAAGATGGATGAATGAAAACCTGCTGAAACTAAATCCGGATAAAACAGAGTTACTTTTCTTTGGTTCAAGTAAAAATATCAGTAAACTTGATAAACCAACCATGAAAATTGGAGGAATCCAGTTACAGTCATCCACTGCAGTTAGAAACCTTGGAACAACTCTTGACAGCCGAATGTCCATGGAAAATCAAGTCAACCAAGTCTGCAAGGCCGCATATTATCATTTAAGAAACATCAGTAAAATAACACCATATCTCTCTGAAGATGCAGTAAAGATGTTAATTCATGCATTTGTAACATCCAGACTTGACTATTGCAATGCCCTTTTACATGGTACACCACTCAAGTATCTGTGGAAATTACAGTGTGTTCAAAATACATGTGCGCGATTAATCACCAGGACCAAGAAGACAAACCACATAACACCCGTACTGTTCAAACTTCACTGGCTTCCAATACAGCAACGAATTAAGTTCAAGCTTCTTCTGATTACGTTCAAGGCACTGCATGGCTTAGCACCGCCATATCTATCAAATCTACTCAATCAGTATGAGCCTGTACGTGAACTTCGGTCAAAGGACAAATTTCTTCTCACAATTAACCCAGCTCAACATACTTATGGAAAACGTGCGTTTGTTACTGCTGCACCAGAACTATGGAATAAATTACCACAGGAAATCAAACAATGTCAAACAGTGTCATCTTTTAAAGGGAGTATCAAGACTTACCTTTTTAGAGAAGCGTATTTCTAAGCGTATTATCTGAACTAAaacttatttttgatttttttagaCATAAGGAACATTTGTGGAACATTTTCTTTTCCATTGCATAATTTagactttgtgtattttatggaaagtttctttttttttcttttttttttaaatatattttgtgaagCGCCTctgaacaatttttatttttggattttggcgctatacaaatgtttactttatctttatcttatcttatctttaaGTAATTATTCTAAATCTCAAaactgcaaacttcaaattccatTTGATTAGGTACATACGCCATCCACTACAAAGCGCACGTGTTCTATAAAGCCTGTTGATGTAactaatttgtaattttaatgtgtcatttgcatagttaatggTTTTCTGTAATATAAGGCAATAGCTTAAGTATTCcagcttcaaatttcaaacagTTTCAGATGTCATTATTAAATTGCCAATTAAGAGGTATAATCATGTATGGTAGCTATAGCTCAGATTTTTGAATTCCAACAATTGATGTACATGGGAGCAAAAATCTGAAGGCTTTCG
The Glandiceps talaboti chromosome 6, keGlaTala1.1, whole genome shotgun sequence genome window above contains:
- the LOC144436822 gene encoding uncharacterized protein LOC144436822, whose amino-acid sequence is MNKTLQITDFVTENKFDLVLLTETWLTGNETDHFAMGEVTPNGYKLLHTPRLKRTGGGVAMLYRDNLKVTKVQQQQSFKSFEYMESLLKSPSDQCRLIVVYRPPPSTKNKSTTSSFLEEFTDFLSTKCVSPGKLLITGDFNLHLDDENNRDTCQFKNMLDSVNLTQHVQQATHQRGHMLDLVITRTSENTVEDIKISDPVISDHFAVSFKIPVTKPKPTRKILSSRKITDISIEDVCTDIQNSPLITRPSSVLTSLIDQYDESLRNILDTHAPIRQRTVIMRPNIKWYNDEIRDAKRKRGLAERNWRRTKLTIHRQIYKSQCLTVNQLIHSAKINYYCHIIQENGNNQKALFNVVNKLLHKSKEMQLPSHTSTEEIAERFSNFFVDKIKTIRVNLQNQACGNCTTNQSTNDASTKLAIFEPTNEDELRKIITRSPNKSCNLNPIPTSILKQVLDDLLPSLVNIVNLSLSTGCVPDKLKTAIVKPLLKKQNLDPEIMKNYRPVSNLSFLSKTIEKVVATRINDHLHSNKLDEPMQSAYKTHHSTETALLRVQNDILSALDNGKIVMMVLLDLSAAFDTVDHSILISRLQNHMGITGTALSWIESYLRNRQQTVQVNDTSSKCHTLQYGVPQGSVLGPILFTIYTSPLGDLLRENNIDFHFYADDSTLYLCFKLKDMDNNILRMEHCVLCIQRWMNENLLKLNPDKTELLFFGSSKNISKLDKPTMKIGGIQLQSSTAVRNLGTTLDSRMSMENQVNQVCKAAYYHLRNISKITPYLSEDAVKMLIHAFVTSRLDYCNALLHGTPLKYLWKLQCVQNTCARLITRTKKTNHITPVLFKLHWLPIQQRIKFKLLLITFKALHGLAPPYLSNLLNQYEPVRELRSKDKFLLTINPAQHTYGKRAFVTAAPELWNKLPQEIKQCQTVSSFKGSIKTYLFREAYF